In a genomic window of Epinephelus lanceolatus isolate andai-2023 chromosome 3, ASM4190304v1, whole genome shotgun sequence:
- the LOC117255051 gene encoding uncharacterized protein LOC117255051, with translation MLNNMDLNAKDSFYPQFENCNSSSLGMENSVRKDNQEVYVDAERGVPAQFGHEGAPATLKTEASNSEFAFNPCECPKDTYTPSSLAYSGSFYVEASQGAPCSTETLLNMITEIVGISTMPLSEVQHSGNSRGTYPSPAPMDSSNGNFGDPGVKRQSYTCSGPTPPVYSPDQTCPRYADDQAGSQTQDPSTSQLSFGSPRAPNQKKDEPKSEAASFPVVVKNEFESSCYEWGTFNKSGCLETSFQTETFPMSSDFPPDQQMDVKELLDTFPPICPNPEMEFKVEGGIKQEPCFSDTCSQSYSSPLYNNYLPPPPMGLSSNLKPFPEPPQPSNQCDSLYTSPALPSTIDSILYSSLLPDSFAQSYTTRATKPPRARKSPAASHGPAKEKPFTCPMESCDRRFSRSDELNRHIRIHTGHKPFQCRICLRSFSRSDHLTTHTRTHTGEKPFSCDVCGKRFARSDERKRHGRVHLKQKEKMEIKPQVTTGAWTFTLPEGI, from the exons ATGTTGAACAATATGGATTTGAATGCGAAAGATTCTTTTTACCCTCAGTTTGAGAATTGCAACAGTTCTTCCCTGGGAATGGAAAACAGCGTGCGGAAAGACAACCAGGAGGTGTATGTCGATGCAGAGCGGGGGGTACCTGCCCAGTTTGGCCACG AAGGAGCCCCAGCAACCCTCAAAACCGAAGCTTCCAACTCGGAATTTGCTTTTAACCCCTGCGAGTGCCCAAAAGACACCTACACCCCCTCCTCGCTCGCCTACTCGGGCAGTTTCTATGTTGAGGCATCTCAGGGAGCGCCGTGCAGCACCGAAACACTTCTCAATATGATCACTGAGATCGTGGGTATATCCACAATGCCACTTTCAGAAGTGCAACACAGCGGCAACAGTCGGGGAACTTATCCGTCGCCTGCGCCGATGGACAGCAGCAATGGCAATTTTGGAGACCCCGGCGTTAAAAGGCAATCCTACACCTGCTCCGGACCCACTCCCCCTGTGTACTCTCCAGACCAGACGTGCCCGAGGTACGCGGATGATCAGGCCGGTAGCCAGACCCAAGACCCGTCCACTTCCCAGCTGAGCTTCGGCTCTCCCCGAGCTCCAAACCAGAAGAAGGATGAACCAAAGTCAGAGGCCGCTTCTTTCCCTGTCGTGGTCAAGAATGAGTTTGAGAGCAGCTGCTATGAATGGGGGACATTTAACAAATCTGGCTGTTTGGAGACGAGTTTCCAGACAGAGACCTTCCCGATGTCGAGCGATTTCCCCCCTGACCAGCAAATGGATGTTAAGGAACTTTTAGACACGTTTCCCCCAATTTGTCCCAACCCAGAGATGGAGTTTAAAGTGGAGGGGGGTATCAAACAGGAACCGTGTTTCTCTGACACCTGCTCTCAGAGCTACTCCAGCCCCCTATACAATAATTACCTCCCACCTCCTCCGATGGGCCTCTCCTCTAACCTGAAACCCTTCCCTGAGCCCCCACAACCATCTAATCAATGTGATTCCTTATACACATCACCAGCTTTACCCAGCACCATAGACTCCATCCTGTACTCTTCCTTGTTGCCAGATTCTTTCGCCCAAAGTTACACCACCCGTGCGACGAAGCCCCCAAGGGCCAGGAAGAGCCCGGCCGCCTCTCACGGCCCAGCCAAAGAGAAACCCTTCACCTGCCCTATGGAGAGCTGCGACCGACGCTTCTCTCGCTCGGATGAGCTCAACCGGCACATCCGCATCCACACGGGCCACAAACCTTTTCAGTGCCGCATCTGTTTGCGCAGTTTCAGCCGTAGCGATCACCTTACCACCCACACCAGGACTCACACTGGGGAGAAGCCGTTCTCCTGCGACGTCTGCGGCAAACGGTTCGCCCGGAGCGACGAGAGGAAACGGCACGGACGCGTACACCTGAAACAGAAggagaaaatggaaataaagccACAGGTGACCACCGGCGCATGGACTTTCACTCTTCCCGAGGGCATTTGA